In Sulfitobacter guttiformis, the genomic stretch GATCTGGAAACCCGTAGTGCACAGGCCCGTGCCGCTGATCTGGCGCTGGCGTTGCCTGCGCAAATTGCGCGTGCGCAGGGACTTGCAGGCTATGCAGGATCGCTTGACGATGTTGAAGCGGCCTTGATCACATCGATGTCGGCATTGGCTGACTTGCCGGTTTTGCGCAAGTCGGAGCTTGGAAAGGCGCAAGCGGCCGACGCGCCTTTTGGCGGGTTCACCACCAAGCCTGCGCAGGGGTTCAGCCATGTGTTCCAGTCGCCCGGCCCGATTTACGAGCCATCCTCGACTGATCCCGATTGGTGGCGGATGGGGAGGTTTTTGCATGGAATGGGCATTGGTACGGGCGACATCGTGCACAACTGCTTTGGTTATCACCTCACCCCTGCGGGGATGATTTTCGAGAGCGGCGCGCGCGCTGTCGGTGCTACGGTGCTGCCTGCGGGCACAGGCCAGACCGAGTTACAGGTCATTGCGGCGCGGGATGTTGGCTCAACCGCCTATGCGGGTACGCCTGACTACCTCAAGATCATTCTTGAAAAGGCAGACGAGATGGGTGTGACGCTCAAGATTACGCGTGCGGCGGTGGGCGGCGGTGCGTTGTTCCCGAGCTTGCGCGAGTGGTATTCAGCGCGCGGTATTACCTGCCTTCAATGCTACGCTACTGCCGATTTGGGAAACATTGCTTATGAGTCGCCCAGCATGGAAGGGATGATCGTGGACGAGGGCGTCATCGTCGAGATCGTTACCCCCGGCACTGGCAATCCTGTGCCTGAGGGAGAGGTTGGTGAAGTTGTGGTAACCACGCTTAACCCCGATTATCCATTGATCCGTTTTGCCACGGGCGATCTGAGTGCGGTAATGGCAGGTCCTTCGCCCTGCGGCCGAACCAATATGCGTATTAAGGGATGGATGGGGCGCGCCGACCAGACGACCAAGATAAAGGGTATGTTCGTTCGCCCCGAGCAGGTGGCACAGCTGGTTTCACACCACTCCGAGATCAGCCGCGCGCGCGTTGTTGCCACCCGCGAGGGTGAGCAGGATGTGATGACCGTACGAATCGAGAGCGAGACCCATGATGCAGAAGCATACGGCCGTTCAGTCGCGGAGCTTTTGAAGCTTAAAGGGCGCATTGAAGTTGTGGCACCAGGGAGTTTACCTAAGGATGGTTTGGTGATCGAAGACCAGCGCACCTATGATTGAGGGCGCAGGCTGGACGCACTTTTCTTTCTGACAAAAATAGTCGACATAGAGGCATGAGCCAGATATCGACCCCTTCCTATAAATCCAAGCGCGATGGTGCGCGCGTACTGTCAGGGCTGGCTTTGCTTGTCGCGGGCCTTTGTGCGCTGCCGATGATCGCTGTGCTTTTGGCGGCCTTGTCAGGCGGCACCGATACAGTTCAGCATCTGGCGCAAACGGTCCTCGGCGGCTACGCCCGTACCACGCTGGCGCTCGTCTTGATGGTGGCATTTGGCACATTTGTGATCGGCGTTGGCGCTGCTTGGCTGGTGACGATGACACGGTTTCCCGGGGCGCGCTTCTTTGAGATAGCTTTGGTGCTGCCGCTGGCTTTTCCTGCCTATGTGTTGGCTTATGCCTATACCCATGTGCTTGACCATCCTGGAATTGTGCAAACTGTGTTGCGGGATTTGACGGGCTGGGGGCCGCGGGATTACTGGTTCCCAGAGATACGGTCTCTTGGTGGGGCGGCCGCAATGCTTGTGCTGGTGCTTTATCCCTATGTGTACTTGCTGGCTCGCGCAGCATTCCTACAGCAAAGCGGGACGACCTTTCTGGCCGCGCGGGCGTTGGGTTCTTCGCCATGGGCCGCGTTTTTTAAGGTGAGCCTGCCACTGGCACGCCCTGCGATCGCGGGGGGCGTGTTGCTCACGGTGATGGAGACCATAGCGGATTTTGGCACAGTCGCTTATTTCGGTGTGCAGACTTTTGCGACTGGCATCTATACCAGCTGGTTCTCGATGTTCGACCGTGTGGGGGCTGCGCAACTGGCGCTGTGTCTGCTCAGCTTTGCGCTGTTGCTGGCGATGTTGGAGCGACTTCAGCGGGGAGACGCAAAGTATCATGATCCGGCACGACAGGCTAAACCTGCTCCACCGCTGGTCCTTAAGGGCTGGCGGGCATGGGTGGCAACAGTGCTGTGCGCCGTACCCGTCATGCTAGGGGCGATACTCCCGATTATCGTATTGTTCTCGATGGGGTTGGGATCGGAGCAGAACCTGCTCAGCACGCGATATCTCGGGTTCATTCAGAACTCGGCCACTCTTGCATCTGTGGCGGCTGTCGTGACCGTCTGTGCCGCGATCAGCGTGGGGTTTTTACAACGTATACGCGGAGACCGGATGGCGCAGGGCGCGGCCTATGTTGCGCGGCTTGGCTATGCGGTGCCGGGCGGGGTGATTGCAGTGGGGTTGTTGGTGCCGTTCGCCGCGTTTGATAATGCACTGGATGCCTGGATGCGGGCCACTTTCGACGTCTCGACAGGATTGCTTGTTACCGGCTCTATCTGGTTGTTGGTTATCGCCTATATGGTGCGGTTTCTGGCGGCGGCCCTCGGAGCGTATGAGGGCGGTCAGGCGATGGTGCACGTGAACATGGATTCAGCTTCGAGATCTTTGGGTCAAGGGCCCGTGGGCACGCTGCGGCGGGTACATCTGCCGATTCTCGCACCCAGTTTACTGACGGCACTGCTCATCGTGTTTGTGGATGTGATGAAGGAATTGCCTGCCACGCTGATCATGCGGCCCTTCAACTTTGACACGTTGGCTGTACAGGCTTTCCGGCTTGCAAGTGACGAGCGGCTGGAGGGTGCTGCCGTGCCTAGTCTTGTGATCGTAGCGATGGGACTACTGCCTGTCATACTGATTTGCCGGCAAGTTGGTCGCAACAGATAGGCCTGTATTCGCGACCGAATGAAATTAGACCCTATAGGATATGATAAGGATGTTGGCGCGCGCCGAGCTATCGGCGCGCGCTGTCGTCTATTTTGCGATCTTGTCTTGAGTTTTTGTGTCAAAATCGGCGGCATCGTGACGTTCATGCAGCTGCATGGACAGATCATCGCCAAATGCACGGTTCACCATACGGCCACGTGTGACTGCGGGACGGGCATCGACTGCCTTGGCCCAGCGCATGACGTTTTTGTAGCTGGCGACGTCAAGGAATTCTGCGGCGTCATAAAGGCGCCCGAGGACCAGCTGGCCATACCATGACCAGATCGCAATGTCGGCTATTGAATATTCGCCCGCAAACCATTCGTTGTCGGCCAAATGGCGGTCCAAAACGTCAAGCTGGCGCTTCGCTTCCATAGAGAAGCGATCGATGGGGTATTGGAATTTCTCCGGGGCATAGGCGTAGAAATGTCCAAATCCGCCGCCAAGGTAGGGTGCTGAGCCCATTTGCCAGAAAAGCCAGCTCATCATCTCGGTTTTCTTCGCAGGATCGCTAGGAATAAAGGCACCGAACTTTTCGGCGAGGTAGAGCAGGATCGCGCCGCTTTCGAACACGCGTTGTGGGGTCTCGCCAGAATGATCCATAAGGGCGGGGATTTTTGAGTTGGGGTTCACGTCAACAAAGCCCGAGCCAAACTGGACGCCATCGCCGATGTTGACGAGCCATGCGTCGTATTCCGCGCCCGTGTGACCTGCTGCCAGCAACTCTTCGAGGAGAATCGTTATCTTTACGCCATTGGGTGTGGCCAGCGAGTAAAGCTGGATAGGGTGTTTGCCGACTTCGAGCTCTTTGTCATGTGTAGGCCCAGCGACAGGGCGGTTGATCGAAGCGAATTTCCCGCCGCTTTCTGCGTCCCAAGTCCAGACTTTGGGAGGGGTGTAGGTGAGGTCGTCGGCCATGTGAGGCTCCTTTCGGAAAGTTTCATTCTATTTGGAGGTAAGGTGACGCAGTGGATGCACAAGGACCAGCGCGAAATCCGGAAGATAAGCGCACATATTCTGTGCAAACAGAAAAAGGCCACCCCACGAGGGGGCAGCCTGTTTTCAGTAGCAAACCTTGATGGCTTCAGCCCTGACGAGCTTTGAAACGCTTTTGGGTTTTGTTGATCACGTAAACGCGGCCTTTGCGACGCACAACACGGCAGTCGCGGTGCCGGTTCTTGAGCGAGCGGAGTGAATTGCGAACTTTCATCGGTCCGATCCTTCCAAGTTGTGGCGCGGGCCAGCGCCGGGTTACGGGCAGTGCGCTCACGAGGTGAACACACCAGAGAATACATGGTGGACGATACTGGGATCGAACCAGTGACCCCTTCGATGTCAACGAAGTGCTCTACCGCTGAGCTAATCATCCACTTATATGAACGCTTTCCCCTCGGCCCCAAACGAAAATGGGGCGCAAAAAGTACGCGCCGTTCGCGTGCTATAAAAGGAGTCGCCACAGTGATCAAGGGGTTTTGGCTTTGATATGTTCTGCGCTATGTCTTTTTCAGTAAGGATACAAATATGCCCGCTGCCGCCTTTGATGTTGTTATGCCCGAAACGCAGACTTCTTGCGTCGTGTTCGCCTCTCCCCATTCCGGGCGGGACTATCCATGGTCGTTCATGCGCAAAACCGTTTTGAACGAACATGCGATTCGCTCGTCAGAGGATGCTTTTGTCGATCAACTGTTTGAATGCGCGCCGGAATACGGTGCTGCTTTCATAAAAGCAGGGGCCCCGCGTGCATTTGTCGATCTTAACCGCGCCAGAGACGAGCTTGATCCCGCGCTGATTGAGGGGGTGCGGCGGATCGGGCACAACCCTCGGGTTGCATCGGGTTTGGGGGTGATACCCCGCGTTGTCGCAAACGGGCGTGCCATCTATCGGGGGAAAATGAGCTTGCATGAAGCGGAGGAGCGGATTGCCGAATATTGGGTGCCATACCATGACAAACTTCAGACTTTGCTGGACGCTTCGCATGACCGTCATGGGCAAACAGTGCTGATTGATTGCCATTCTATGCCACACGAAGCAATGGATGGCGTGATTCGGGCAGGTATGCGGCGCCCTGATATCGTGCTGGGTGACCGGTTCGGAGCGGCGGCCAGCGGGGACGTAGTGGACCGGATCGAGTCAGCATTTTCCAGTGCAGGTTTTATTGTTACGCGAAATGCGCCTTTTGCCGGTGCCTATATCACTCAGGCATACGGCAAGCCTGCAACGGGCCAGCATGCAGTGCAGGTCGAAATCGACAGATCCCTCTATATGAACGAAAAGCTGATTCGCCCCAACGGAGATTTCGAGGCGGTCCAAGTGGCGCTGCGTAAGGTCATACAAGAGGTCGCTAAAATCGGTCACGGCCGCGTAAAGCTTGCTGCGGAGTAAACGGGCCTCTTCAGCGTAGGGTTCGCCCCTTTACGATCGCTTTACCGCCGAAGCGCTCGCGTATGGCATCTGTTGCACGCTCCGCGCCAGAGCGGCGCACAGCGCCAGGATCAAGCAAGTCGCCAAGTTTATCCGCACTCGATGCATCACACAAATCGGATATGCCACACCCCAGCAGGCGGTAAGGCCCCTTGTCCCCAACCTGATCAAACAGAGCGCGGGCGGTGCGATAAATCCGATCAGCAAGTTGTGTGGGATCGCTTAGTGAAATGCGGCGCGACAGGAGAGTGTGATCGGCGCGTTTGAGTTTGAGCGTGACAACGCGGCCAGCTAGATTTTTAGCCTTGGCACGGTCTGCAACTTTTTCCGCCATGCGCCAGATGTGACCATCCAGCAAATCTGGATCGGCGGTGTCCTCGTTGAATGTCGTCTCGTTGGTGATCGACTTCATCGGAGTATGTGCGGAAACGCGGCGGAAGTCTTCGCCGCGTGCGAGGTGATAGAGGCGCTCCCCCATTCCACCGAAACGGGCAACCAAATCGGTCTGCTCCCAGCGTAGCAGATCGGAGAACGTACGAATTCCCGCTTTGTCGAGCGATACCTGCGCGGCGGCCCCGACACCCCAAATCATGCGTACCGGCTTTTCCCGCAGAAAATCCATCGTCTCACCCTTGCCGATGACCGAAAACCCGTGGGGCTTGTCCAGATCCGAGGCGACTTTGGCCAAAAACTTGTTGTGGCTGAGTCCGATGGAGCCTGTCAGACCGAGTTCCAGTTTCATCCGCCGGACGAGTCTCGCAAGCATCACAGCAGGCGGCGCACCGTGGAGGCGGGCGGTGCCGCCCATATCCAGAAAGGCCTCGTCGAGGGATAGTGGCTCAATGGCGGGGGTCAGCTCCTCCATCATGGCACGAATGGCGCGGGAGGCTTTCACGTACTCCTCCATGCGGGGGCGAATTACCACCGCCTCGGGGCACAGCTTGAGTGCCTGGAACATAGGCATCGCAGACCGGACCCCACGGATCCGCGCGACATAGCAGGCGGTCGAGACAACACCGCGATGGCCGCCACCGATGATGACGGGCTTTCCCTCAAGGGATGGATCATCGCGTTTTTCCACGGAAGCATAAAATGCATCGCAATCCATATGCGCGATGCTCAGTTCCCACAATTCAGGGTGCCGCGTCACGCGCGGGCTTGCGCATGCCGGACAGCGGCGCGCATTGTCGAATTGGGTCAGGCAATCGCGGCAGAGGGCGGGCATGGCGGGCATTGTGATCTGTTGCTGGATGACTAATTATAGGCTTTGACAGCGGGGAGAGCCATGCAAATCGACATTTCACCCTATGACGGCGCGCCCTTTGCAGGTGCGAAGCTGGCGCTGTATCTGGGAGAGCGTCTGGCAGTGATCCTGCGGGACGCAAAGCCAGGCCTGATATTCGCGAACCACTGGGATCTGCCCGGCGGTGGCCGTGAGGGTGATGAGGGCCCAATCCACTGTGCCTTGCGGGAGTGCCGCGAGGAACTGGGCCTGTTGGTGCCTGAAGGGGCGATTGTTTGGGGGCGTGCGTTTCCGGAAGGCACACAGGCAAAGTGGTTCTTTGTGGCTCAGATGCCGGAGTCCGCGATAGGTGATGTAGTGTTCGGGAACGAGGGGCAGGAGTGGCGCATGATGGAGGAAAGCCGCTTTGTCACGCACCCTATGGCGGTGCCCGCCTTTAAGGATCGTCTCAAGGTATGGATCGGCGAGCGTGATCCGCGACTATAGCCTGCGAACGAAAGAACTTTATGTAGTGGCGGATGCGAAAAACCCCCCGCTGTTCTCAGCGAGGGGAGGTGACGGGCATTAGGAAGAACCGGCCCGTCGGGGAGTATCACCATACTTAAGGTAGCATTGTTTCTATTTTGCACATAGGCGAACGGGTGTGATCTTTTGATCTAAAATGCACCATGTGTTTAAAATAGCACACGGATAGGTTGATCACGCCTGAGTGGTGATCTCCGCCAATACATCGCGGGCTGCCTGTGCGGGATCTTCTGCGCGCCAGATTGGTCTGCCTACAACGATATGATCAGCCCCGCTTTCAATGGCTTGGCTCGGGGTTAATACACGTTTTTGATCGCCCATGGCGGTGCCGGCTGGGCGCACACCTGGCGTCACGATCAGCTTTTGTGAAGCCTGCGGAAGGGCGCGGATTAAAGCGGCCTCTTGGGGAGAGGCAATCACGCCGTCTGCGCCTGCCTCAAACGCATGCAACGCACGGGCCACGACAATTTCGGGCAGGTCGCCATCGCGGATCAGTCCCGCATCCAGATCCGCACGGTCAAGAGAGGTAAGAATGGTCACGGCAAGGATTTTCAGGTCGGTGCCCGCGGCGCCTTCTTTGGCGGCGCGCACCACATGTGGGTCGCCGTGAACCGTCAGGAAATCGAGATCAAAGCGGGCAAGACCCCGCACTGCAGCCTCGACTGTGGCGCCGATGTCAAACAGTTTCATGTCCAGAAAGATGCGCTTGCCATGTTCCTGCTTGAGCTCGTTGGCGAGGCCCAGACCGCCGCCCGTCAACATGCCCAAGCCGATCTTATAGAAATTCACTGCCTCTCCGAGGCGGTTTGCCAAGGCCAGCCCTGAAACGGCGTTTGGCACATCAAGGGCAACAATCAGGCGGTCATCGGGCATCAATCAAGCTCCATCAGGGTAGGGTAAAACGGCCTTTGGCTTAGGCGATAGAGCAGGGATTGTATATAAAAAAAGCCCGATCGCGCATATGCGGACCGGGCCAGTAATCACAGACAGTGCAGGCAGGCATGCGTCTGTGGATTTGCGCGGCACCCCTCGTGCGGGGACAGTTGCACGGAAAAGGGCTGAAGCCGGCGCAAAAACAAAAATTCTGTTCAGCGCTTTTAGGCAGCTTCGTTAAACGAGCCAAACCCGAGATTTGCGAGCCATGTTCGTGCATCGAAACGGGGGCGACCCGCACGTGCCGGTGCAACGTGGTGACGCATCTGGGAATACATGCCCGTAGCCTTCTTGCTGCGGCGTACTGCCTGCTCTTGAAGACCCAAGGCTGCCTGTTCAAAGCTCATCGACATAGGTGCCTCTATTGCACAAGGATAAGTTTTGGTTGTGGTGTCAGTTTCGACAGTCACAAGCGCCTCGAAGCACTGCGTTGCGGCATTGTAAACGACATTGTTCAATTCTATAAACGTGTTAGTCATGTTCTCAACCTCATTTGCTCTCATATTTG encodes the following:
- the pyrF gene encoding orotidine-5'-phosphate decarboxylase, with translation MPDDRLIVALDVPNAVSGLALANRLGEAVNFYKIGLGMLTGGGLGLANELKQEHGKRIFLDMKLFDIGATVEAAVRGLARFDLDFLTVHGDPHVVRAAKEGAAGTDLKILAVTILTSLDRADLDAGLIRDGDLPEIVVARALHAFEAGADGVIASPQEAALIRALPQASQKLIVTPGVRPAGTAMGDQKRVLTPSQAIESGADHIVVGRPIWRAEDPAQAARDVLAEITTQA
- a CDS encoding NUDIX hydrolase, encoding MQIDISPYDGAPFAGAKLALYLGERLAVILRDAKPGLIFANHWDLPGGGREGDEGPIHCALRECREELGLLVPEGAIVWGRAFPEGTQAKWFFVAQMPESAIGDVVFGNEGQEWRMMEESRFVTHPMAVPAFKDRLKVWIGERDPRL
- the ykgO gene encoding type B 50S ribosomal protein L36 — its product is MKVRNSLRSLKNRHRDCRVVRRKGRVYVINKTQKRFKARQG
- a CDS encoding N-formylglutamate amidohydrolase — its product is MPAAAFDVVMPETQTSCVVFASPHSGRDYPWSFMRKTVLNEHAIRSSEDAFVDQLFECAPEYGAAFIKAGAPRAFVDLNRARDELDPALIEGVRRIGHNPRVASGLGVIPRVVANGRAIYRGKMSLHEAEERIAEYWVPYHDKLQTLLDASHDRHGQTVLIDCHSMPHEAMDGVIRAGMRRPDIVLGDRFGAAASGDVVDRIESAFSSAGFIVTRNAPFAGAYITQAYGKPATGQHAVQVEIDRSLYMNEKLIRPNGDFEAVQVALRKVIQEVAKIGHGRVKLAAE
- a CDS encoding phenylacetate--CoA ligase family protein translates to MSNFDDLETRSAQARAADLALALPAQIARAQGLAGYAGSLDDVEAALITSMSALADLPVLRKSELGKAQAADAPFGGFTTKPAQGFSHVFQSPGPIYEPSSTDPDWWRMGRFLHGMGIGTGDIVHNCFGYHLTPAGMIFESGARAVGATVLPAGTGQTELQVIAARDVGSTAYAGTPDYLKIILEKADEMGVTLKITRAAVGGGALFPSLREWYSARGITCLQCYATADLGNIAYESPSMEGMIVDEGVIVEIVTPGTGNPVPEGEVGEVVVTTLNPDYPLIRFATGDLSAVMAGPSPCGRTNMRIKGWMGRADQTTKIKGMFVRPEQVAQLVSHHSEISRARVVATREGEQDVMTVRIESETHDAEAYGRSVAELLKLKGRIEVVAPGSLPKDGLVIEDQRTYD
- a CDS encoding ABC transporter permease, with product MSQISTPSYKSKRDGARVLSGLALLVAGLCALPMIAVLLAALSGGTDTVQHLAQTVLGGYARTTLALVLMVAFGTFVIGVGAAWLVTMTRFPGARFFEIALVLPLAFPAYVLAYAYTHVLDHPGIVQTVLRDLTGWGPRDYWFPEIRSLGGAAAMLVLVLYPYVYLLARAAFLQQSGTTFLAARALGSSPWAAFFKVSLPLARPAIAGGVLLTVMETIADFGTVAYFGVQTFATGIYTSWFSMFDRVGAAQLALCLLSFALLLAMLERLQRGDAKYHDPARQAKPAPPLVLKGWRAWVATVLCAVPVMLGAILPIIVLFSMGLGSEQNLLSTRYLGFIQNSATLASVAAVVTVCAAISVGFLQRIRGDRMAQGAAYVARLGYAVPGGVIAVGLLVPFAAFDNALDAWMRATFDVSTGLLVTGSIWLLVIAYMVRFLAAALGAYEGGQAMVHVNMDSASRSLGQGPVGTLRRVHLPILAPSLLTALLIVFVDVMKELPATLIMRPFNFDTLAVQAFRLASDERLEGAAVPSLVIVAMGLLPVILICRQVGRNR
- a CDS encoding DNA polymerase IV; protein product: MPALCRDCLTQFDNARRCPACASPRVTRHPELWELSIAHMDCDAFYASVEKRDDPSLEGKPVIIGGGHRGVVSTACYVARIRGVRSAMPMFQALKLCPEAVVIRPRMEEYVKASRAIRAMMEELTPAIEPLSLDEAFLDMGGTARLHGAPPAVMLARLVRRMKLELGLTGSIGLSHNKFLAKVASDLDKPHGFSVIGKGETMDFLREKPVRMIWGVGAAAQVSLDKAGIRTFSDLLRWEQTDLVARFGGMGERLYHLARGEDFRRVSAHTPMKSITNETTFNEDTADPDLLDGHIWRMAEKVADRAKAKNLAGRVVTLKLKRADHTLLSRRISLSDPTQLADRIYRTARALFDQVGDKGPYRLLGCGISDLCDASSADKLGDLLDPGAVRRSGAERATDAIRERFGGKAIVKGRTLR
- the yghU gene encoding glutathione-dependent disulfide-bond oxidoreductase, which produces MADDLTYTPPKVWTWDAESGGKFASINRPVAGPTHDKELEVGKHPIQLYSLATPNGVKITILLEELLAAGHTGAEYDAWLVNIGDGVQFGSGFVDVNPNSKIPALMDHSGETPQRVFESGAILLYLAEKFGAFIPSDPAKKTEMMSWLFWQMGSAPYLGGGFGHFYAYAPEKFQYPIDRFSMEAKRQLDVLDRHLADNEWFAGEYSIADIAIWSWYGQLVLGRLYDAAEFLDVASYKNVMRWAKAVDARPAVTRGRMVNRAFGDDLSMQLHERHDAADFDTKTQDKIAK